The following DNA comes from Anaerolineae bacterium.
CTCATCCCAGCTGAGCTATTCGCCCATACCTGGTATTTCTGGGAATTATTATACAGGCCGGCGGCGCCCCTGTCAAAACACGCTTGCGCCGGCATTAAGAATCGCTAATAGATGACAATAGCTGACAGTCACCTTCAAGGTGACTGTCAGCTATTACTGTCATCGGTGGAGGCTGTGCCAACAATCTCCCTCACCCGGCTGTTGCCGTGGCGTACAAATATGCTATACTGAATTAGGTACGCATTCGCGTTTGAGCTGAGGTTTTGCATCCCGAGCTGGGCTCGGCCGAGATGTACAGCCGGAAGGTAGGTGTGGTGATGAGAGAGGACTCTTGGAATTCCGCCGGCCCGAGCGCCAGTTTTGAAGATGAGCATCTTCTCGCGCTGATCGTCCATTCCGCCTGTGACGGCGTCCTGCTCTTCGACCTGTTCGGCCGCATCCTCTATGCGAACCCCGCCGCCAGCGCGATGTGCCACCAGTCTGTAGCGCAACTGCACAGCATGCATATTGAGCAAATCCTCGACCTGGGCAATGCCGGCGAAATACTGCGCATGCTCCGCCAGAACCAGATCGTTCAGACCGAAACCCAACTGCGCGTTGGACCGGAAGGCCGCCGGCATGTGCTGGCATCCCTTTTCTCACTTCATGACAGCGATGCCGCCCCACCCTCTGCGGCGGCGGCCATCCTCCGGGATATCTCTTCCCAGCGGCAGGCATATGCCGAGACCCAGCGGCAGTTGAACGAACTGCGTCTCCTCAACCGCGTCAATATGGCAGTGTCCTCATCGCTGGAGCTGGAGAAGGTCCTGTCCATTCTCCTGGAAGAGACCCGCGAGACGTTGGGGGTGGAGGCCTGCTCCGCCGCACTGCTGGACGAGGAACAGCAGGACCTGTTCTTCATCATGGCGGAGGGGATTGGCGCCAACCGGGTGCGGGGCGCGCGCATGCCGGCGTCCCAGGGTGTCATCGGTTGGGTGGTGCGCAACCGCCAGCCCCTCATCGTGCCGGACGTGAGCCAGGACCCGCGCTTCTTCCCCGGCATTGACAACATTACTGGTGAACGCACGCGCTCCCTGATGTGCGTGCCGCTGGAGGCACATGGGCGCGTCATCGGCGGTATGGAGGCCATCAACAAGCGGCAGGGCAATTTCGATAAAGATGACCTGCGGGTATTCACGCTCATCGCCGCCTCTGCCGCCACCGCCATCTCCAACGCCCTGCTGTATCAACACCAGAAGGAGCTGGCGGAGACATTGGAACGCCGGCATCAGGAGCTGATGGCCGAACTGCGCCAGAAAAGCGGAGCGGAACCGCGGGAGGTTCTGCGCCGGCTGGAAGCGGATATGGCGCAGGCCCTTTCACACCCTCTGACGGTTATCATGCATCAGTCCGAAAGCTGGTTACAGCGCGAGGACCTTCCGCAGGAGCTGGTGGATGACCTGGCCAATATTCGCGCCGAGGCGTACCGCCTGCGCACCTTCCTCTCGCGCCTGACGGAAGAGGGGACTTCCCAGGAAAATACGTGACACAAGTGGATGATTGGGGGCCAGCGGTTATCAGGGCCGGCCGAACGAGAGGAGAGGCCGGCGGGTCTCGATGTACCACTGGCTGATCGTGCGGAAGCGGTCCGCGGGGGACATCAACGGGCCTATCTGGACATCCTTCAGCCGCTGGTCCACGGCGTAATTGTAGACAGGGTAATACAGCAGTACCGCCGGCACCTGCTCG
Coding sequences within:
- a CDS encoding GAF domain-containing protein; the encoded protein is MREDSWNSAGPSASFEDEHLLALIVHSACDGVLLFDLFGRILYANPAASAMCHQSVAQLHSMHIEQILDLGNAGEILRMLRQNQIVQTETQLRVGPEGRRHVLASLFSLHDSDAAPPSAAAAILRDISSQRQAYAETQRQLNELRLLNRVNMAVSSSLELEKVLSILLEETRETLGVEACSAALLDEEQQDLFFIMAEGIGANRVRGARMPASQGVIGWVVRNRQPLIVPDVSQDPRFFPGIDNITGERTRSLMCVPLEAHGRVIGGMEAINKRQGNFDKDDLRVFTLIAASAATAISNALLYQHQKELAETLERRHQELMAELRQKSGAEPREVLRRLEADMAQALSHPLTVIMHQSESWLQREDLPQELVDDLANIRAEAYRLRTFLSRLTEEGTSQENT